The Agrobacterium cucumeris genome has a segment encoding these proteins:
- the ureG gene encoding urease accessory protein UreG, translating into MTSKNGPLRVGIGGPVGSGKTALTEKLCKAMRDHYSVAVVTNDIYTKEDAEALVRMQALSSDRIVGVETGGCPHTAIREDASINLQAIADLNGRFPDLDVVFIESGGDNLAATFSPDLADLTIYVISVCQGEEIPRKGGPGITRSDLLVINKMDLAPHVGVDLDVMNKDALRMRAALPFVFSDMKRGDGVDRVLQFLQVQGGL; encoded by the coding sequence ATGACGTCGAAGAATGGTCCCCTGCGTGTCGGCATCGGTGGTCCCGTAGGCTCGGGCAAAACGGCTTTGACCGAAAAATTATGCAAGGCCATGCGCGACCATTATTCGGTCGCCGTCGTCACGAATGATATCTACACGAAGGAAGACGCCGAGGCACTGGTTCGCATGCAGGCCTTGTCATCCGACCGCATCGTCGGCGTGGAAACCGGCGGATGCCCGCATACGGCAATCCGTGAGGACGCCTCGATCAATCTTCAGGCCATAGCAGACCTCAATGGCCGCTTTCCGGATCTTGACGTGGTGTTTATCGAATCTGGCGGAGACAACCTCGCCGCAACATTTTCACCGGATCTCGCAGACCTGACGATCTATGTTATCTCGGTCTGCCAGGGTGAGGAAATCCCTCGCAAGGGCGGACCTGGCATCACCCGGTCCGATCTTCTGGTTATCAACAAGATGGACCTCGCGCCTCATGTCGGTGTCGATCTTGATGTCATGAACAAGGATGCACTGCGCATGCGCGCAGCATTGCCCTTCGTTTTCTCTGACATGAAACGCGGAGACGGGGTCGACAGGGTGTTGCAGTTCCTGCAGGTTCAGGGCGGGCTTTAG